The Vicia villosa cultivar HV-30 ecotype Madison, WI linkage group LG1, Vvil1.0, whole genome shotgun sequence genome includes a region encoding these proteins:
- the LOC131608849 gene encoding photosystem I P700 chlorophyll a apoprotein A1-like produces PGHFSRTIAKGPDTTTWIWNLHADAHDFDSHTSDLEEISRKIFSAHFSQLSIIFLWLSGMYFHGARFSNYEAWLNDPTHIRPSAQVVWPIVGQEILNGDVGGGFRGIQITSGFFQIWRASGITSELQLYCTAIGALVFAALMLFAGWFHYHKAAPKLAWFQDVESMLNHHLAGLLGLGSLSWAGHQVHVSLPIKQFLNAGVDPKEIPLPHEFFLNRDLLAQLYPSFAEGATPFFTLNWSKYADFLTFRGGLDPLTGGLWLTDIAHHHLAIPILFLIAGHMYRTNWGIGHGIKDILEAHKGPFTGQGHKGLYEILTTSWHAQLSINLAMLCSLTIVLGSIFKH; encoded by the coding sequence CCCGGTCATTTCTCAAGAACAATAGCTAAGGGACCTGATACTACTACTTGGATCTGGAACCTACATGCCGATGCTCATGATTTTGATAGCCATACTAGTGATTTAGAGGAAATTTCCCGAAAAATCTTTAGTGCTCATTTCAGCCAACTCTCCATTATCTTTCTTTGGCTGAGTGGCATGTATTTCCATGGTGCTCGTTTTTCCAATTATGAAGCATGGCTAAATGATCCTACTCACATTCGACCTAGTGCCCAGGTGGTTTGGCCTATAGTAGGCCAAGAAATATTGAACGGTGATGTAGGCGGAGGTTTCCGCGGAATACAAATAACCTCTGGTTTTTTTCAGATTTGGCGAGCATCTGGAATAACTAGTGAATTACAACTCTATTGTACTGCAATTGGTGCGTTGGTCTTTGCAGCCTTAATGCTTTTTGCTGGTTGGTTTCATTATCACAAAGCTGCTCCAAAATTGGCTTGGTTTCAAGATGTAGAATCCATGTTGAATCACCATTTGGCAGGTCTACTAGGACTTGGGTCTCTTTCTTGGGCTGGGCATCAAGTACATGTATCTTTACCAATTAAGCAATTTCTAAATGCTGGAGTAGATCCCAAAGAGATCCCACTTCCTCATGAATTTTTCTTGAATCGGGATCTTTTGGCTCAACTTTATCCAAGTTTTGCTGAGGGAGCAACCCCATTTTTTACCTTGAATTGGTCAAAATACGCGGACTTTCTTACTTTTCGTGGAGGATTAGACCCACTAACTGGTGGTCTATGGCTGACTGATATTGCACATCATCATTTAGCTATTCCAATTCTTTTTCTCATTGCGGGTCATATGTATAGAACTAACTGGGGTATTGGTCATGGTATAAAAGATATTTTAGAAGCCCATAAAGGTCCATTTACAGGCCAGGGTCATAAAGGTCTATATGAGATCTTAACAACGTCATGGCATGCTCAATTATCTATTAACCTAGCTATGTTATGCTCTTTGACCATTGTTCTAGGGTCAATTTTCAAGCATTAA